The Lachnospiraceae bacterium oral taxon 500 genome window below encodes:
- a CDS encoding conjugal transfer protein TraE: MNKDKRKKQEQRIKKEELELRKNKKELSELKKSGKKKIKSKTNGKSSRKNGWFPFFMKEEKKETVQDTIPYKRMLKDGICQIEKNKFNKTIRFLDINYRLMEEADQESIFSEFSSFLNFFNSSVEVEFSYVNSIGENDEISKLIDIKENIDDFNEIRNEYRQMLLNQSSKGNNGLSKSMYLTFTIEAEDLKQAKSRLERMEMDVLNNFKQMGVKAYVLDGEERLKVIHDILNPNDKLVFSFEDLKYSGLTTKEYIVPPSFNFSKPTYFKSGEVFAEVNFLQLLASDIKDEMLSEFLALEENMVVTFHIKAIDQMEAIKNVKRKITDLDKMKLEENKKAIRAGYDIDILPSDLVTYGTEAKNLLSELQNHDEKMFLVTILFMNMSKSKGKLDNTVFTLKSIANRHNCSLKNLNYRQEQGLVASLPLGINEVEIERGLTTSAAAIFIPFTTEELFIKGESLYYGLNALSRNIIMADRKKLKNPNGLILGTPGSGKSFAAKREITNAFLITDDDIIIADPEAEVRHEVA; encoded by the coding sequence TTGAACAAAGACAAAAGAAAAAAACAGGAACAACGAATTAAAAAAGAAGAGTTGGAGCTTAGGAAAAATAAAAAAGAGTTATCGGAACTTAAAAAATCAGGAAAGAAAAAAATAAAGTCTAAAACAAATGGGAAATCATCAAGGAAAAACGGGTGGTTTCCTTTTTTTATGAAAGAGGAGAAAAAGGAAACCGTACAAGATACCATTCCCTATAAGCGAATGTTAAAGGACGGAATTTGCCAGATTGAAAAGAATAAATTTAATAAAACCATTCGATTTTTGGATATCAACTATCGCTTAATGGAAGAAGCAGATCAAGAAAGTATTTTCTCGGAATTTTCTTCTTTTCTAAATTTCTTTAATTCCTCTGTGGAAGTGGAATTCAGTTATGTCAACAGTATCGGTGAAAATGACGAAATAAGTAAACTGATTGACATTAAAGAAAATATAGATGATTTTAACGAAATTAGAAATGAATACAGACAAATGCTCTTAAACCAAAGCTCTAAAGGAAATAACGGACTGTCCAAGAGTATGTACCTTACCTTTACCATAGAGGCGGAGGACTTAAAGCAGGCAAAGAGCAGACTTGAGAGAATGGAAATGGATGTGTTAAATAACTTTAAGCAGATGGGAGTAAAAGCCTATGTACTTGATGGTGAGGAGCGTTTAAAAGTTATTCATGATATTTTAAATCCCAACGATAAACTTGTTTTTTCCTTTGAAGATTTAAAATACAGTGGACTGACGACGAAAGAATATATTGTTCCTCCGTCTTTTAATTTTTCCAAACCGACCTATTTTAAAAGTGGAGAAGTCTTTGCTGAAGTGAATTTCTTACAGCTTTTAGCATCAGATATTAAAGATGAGATGTTATCGGAGTTTTTGGCATTGGAAGAAAATATGGTTGTTACCTTTCATATCAAAGCCATTGATCAGATGGAAGCGATTAAAAATGTAAAAAGAAAAATAACGGATTTAGACAAGATGAAGCTTGAGGAAAATAAGAAAGCCATACGTGCAGGCTATGATATCGACATCTTGCCGAGCGACCTTGTAACTTATGGGACAGAAGCAAAGAACCTGCTATCAGAACTACAAAATCATGATGAAAAGATGTTTTTGGTAACCATTCTCTTTATGAATATGAGTAAAAGTAAGGGGAAACTGGACAATACGGTATTTACCTTAAAATCTATTGCAAACAGACATAATTGCAGTTTGAAAAACCTAAATTACAGACAAGAACAGGGACTTGTTGCAAGTTTGCCGCTTGGAATCAATGAAGTGGAGATAGAACGAGGACTTACCACAAGTGCAGCCGCTATCTTTATACCATTTACAACGGAAGAACTCTTTATCAAGGGAGAAAGTCTATACTATGGTTTAAATGCACTAAGCAGAAATATTATTATGGCAGACCGTAAAAAGTTAAAAAATCCGAATGGACTTATCTTAGGTACACCGGGTTCCGGTAAATCCTTTGCAGCGAAGAGGGAGATTACCAATGCGTTTTTGATTACCGATGATGATATTATCATCGCAGATCCGGAAGCCGAGGTGCGACACGAAGTTGCATAA
- the ltrA gene encoding group II intron reverse transcriptase/maturase translates to MKGNNSTTAKAERLPNNKELSYQWKTIDWKKAEKEVNRLQVRIVKATMEKNYFTVKRLQYLLTHSFYAKAIAVRRVTTNKGKKTAGVDKQLWTTPAMKMKALLSLTDKGYKAKPLRRVYIDKKNKKKKRPLGIPTMYDRAMQALYALALEPVAEATADTKSFGFRKSRCCQDACEWIFHALSRETSPKWILEGDIKGCFDNISHDWLIENIPMDKSILKQFLKAGFIFKGELFPTEDGTPQGGVISPILANMALDGMQKVLSDKFHTNRLGKIDLRLKNVHKVNLVRYADDFIVTAATKEIAEEAKELIKNFLTERGLELSEEKTIITHIDDGFDMLGWNFRKYKGKLIVKPSKKSIQTVVRSLSDTILRRGKAWNQDVLIMKLNQQIRGWTNYHQSVCASEAFAHLDYILYELLWRWAKRRHPKKGKWWISTRYWHRKGSRNWVFSTDKHELIRVDHTPIVRHTKIKLSANPYLDTEYFTERKFNQGMKRLSGRFKIIWRNQKGCCYHCGMPLEVAENREIFFKVPKADGGKEEVTNMAYVHADCQRIYIESRSKEL, encoded by the coding sequence ATGAAAGGTAATAATTCAACGACAGCGAAAGCTGAGAGATTGCCAAACAACAAAGAGCTTTCATATCAATGGAAAACTATTGACTGGAAGAAAGCTGAAAAAGAAGTGAATAGGCTACAAGTCAGGATTGTCAAGGCAACAATGGAAAAGAACTATTTCACAGTAAAAAGACTTCAATATTTACTGACACATTCATTTTATGCGAAAGCTATTGCCGTAAGACGTGTAACAACGAATAAGGGCAAGAAAACAGCGGGAGTAGATAAACAATTGTGGACTACACCTGCAATGAAAATGAAAGCATTGCTTTCATTAACGGATAAAGGCTATAAAGCCAAACCATTAAGACGTGTCTATATCGATAAGAAAAACAAGAAAAAGAAACGCCCTCTTGGTATTCCAACAATGTATGATAGAGCAATGCAAGCATTATATGCACTTGCGTTAGAACCGGTGGCAGAAGCAACTGCTGATACTAAATCATTCGGATTTAGAAAAAGTAGATGCTGTCAAGATGCTTGCGAGTGGATTTTTCACGCACTGTCAAGGGAAACAAGCCCTAAATGGATACTTGAAGGCGATATAAAAGGCTGTTTTGATAACATAAGCCACGACTGGCTTATTGAAAATATTCCTATGGATAAGTCAATATTAAAACAGTTTTTAAAGGCTGGATTTATTTTTAAAGGGGAACTATTTCCTACAGAAGATGGAACGCCACAAGGTGGAGTAATTTCTCCAATCTTAGCAAATATGGCACTCGATGGAATGCAAAAAGTCTTATCTGACAAATTTCACACAAATAGGTTAGGAAAAATAGACCTAAGATTAAAAAATGTTCATAAAGTGAACTTAGTAAGATACGCTGATGATTTTATTGTTACAGCAGCAACTAAGGAAATCGCAGAAGAAGCAAAAGAACTAATTAAGAATTTCTTAACTGAAAGAGGATTAGAATTATCAGAAGAAAAAACTATTATTACACATATTGATGATGGATTTGATATGCTTGGTTGGAATTTCCGTAAATATAAGGGAAAACTAATTGTAAAGCCATCAAAGAAATCTATTCAAACAGTTGTAAGGAGTTTATCTGATACAATACTAAGACGAGGAAAAGCGTGGAATCAAGATGTGTTAATTATGAAGTTAAATCAACAAATCAGAGGGTGGACAAATTACCATCAATCAGTATGTGCAAGCGAAGCATTTGCTCACTTAGACTATATACTGTATGAATTACTATGGAGATGGGCAAAAAGAAGACACCCTAAGAAAGGCAAATGGTGGATATCTACAAGATATTGGCATAGAAAAGGAAGTCGTAACTGGGTTTTCAGTACGGACAAACACGAGCTTATACGAGTAGACCATACACCAATAGTAAGACACACAAAAATCAAACTTTCAGCCAATCCATACCTTGATACAGAATATTTTACAGAACGAAAATTTAATCAAGGAATGAAACGTCTTTCGGGTCGTTTTAAAATAATATGGAGAAATCAAAAAGGCTGTTGTTATCACTGTGGAATGCCACTTGAGGTTGCGGAAAATAGAGAGATATTCTTTAAAGTTCCAAAAGCTGATGGTGGAAAAGAGGAAGTGACAAACATGGCGTATGTACATGCTGATTGTCAACGAATATACATTGAAAGCCGCTCGAAAGAGTTATAA
- a CDS encoding conjugal transfer protein produces the protein MYMLIVNEYTLKAARKSYKMLEPYEGKLSRTVLRGEGGSNTADSLDYAPLVEALKGQVVRISPTSKDYVNPLDINIDYADEDNPLSLKSDFVLSLFELVVGEKKLSAEEISVIDRCLPILYKAYFENPVPENMPILEDLYNLLQKQEETVGKKLAVEMEIYVKGSLNVFNHRTNVDTNNRVVCYDIKELGKQLKKIGMLIIQDQVWNRVTVNRASKKTTRYFVDEFHLLLKEPQTANYSIEIWKRFRKWGGMPTGLTQNIKDLLASPEIENIFDNTDFILMLNQAGTDRDILAKKLNISKHQLSYVTNSNEGEGLIFYGNTIVPFIDQFPKNTKLYSLITTKLSDMSDNLVYSASNVIR, from the coding sequence ATGTACATGCTGATTGTCAACGAATATACATTGAAAGCCGCTCGAAAGAGTTATAAAATGCTTGAGCCGTATGAGGGGAAACTCTCACGTACGGTTCTTAGAGGAGAAGGCGGTAGTAATACCGCTGACTCACTCGACTACGCACCACTGGTAGAAGCTCTAAAAGGTCAGGTTGTTAGAATTTCTCCGACAAGTAAAGACTATGTTAATCCGCTTGATATTAACATAGATTATGCTGATGAAGATAATCCGCTATCCTTAAAATCGGATTTTGTTCTTTCGCTTTTTGAATTGGTAGTTGGAGAAAAGAAATTAAGTGCAGAAGAAATCTCTGTCATAGACCGTTGCTTGCCGATTTTATACAAAGCCTATTTTGAAAATCCTGTGCCGGAGAATATGCCTATTTTAGAAGATTTATATAACCTTCTTCAAAAACAGGAAGAAACAGTAGGAAAGAAACTTGCAGTAGAAATGGAGATTTATGTAAAGGGAAGTTTAAATGTATTTAACCACAGAACGAATGTAGACACTAATAACAGAGTGGTTTGCTATGACATCAAGGAACTGGGAAAACAGCTTAAAAAAATCGGAATGTTAATTATACAAGATCAGGTTTGGAATAGAGTTACTGTCAACAGGGCAAGTAAAAAAACAACAAGATATTTTGTTGATGAATTTCATTTGCTCTTAAAAGAACCGCAAACCGCCAATTATTCCATTGAAATTTGGAAGCGATTTAGAAAATGGGGAGGTATGCCGACTGGACTTACCCAAAACATAAAGGATCTGCTTGCAAGTCCGGAGATTGAAAATATCTTTGACAATACCGACTTTATTTTAATGCTTAATCAGGCAGGAACGGATCGAGATATTTTAGCTAAAAAACTGAATATCTCCAAACACCAGCTTTCCTATGTAACCAATAGCAATGAGGGAGAAGGACTTATCTTTTATGGAAATACGATTGTTCCTTTTATCGATCAGTTTCCGAAAAATACAAAGCTGTACTCCCTAATAACAACGAAATTATCTGACATGTCGGATAATTTAGTGTATTCGGCAAGTAATGTTATTCGGTAA
- a CDS encoding recombinase XerD codes for MKNKTEEEFIALLGRFFTNYLPNTVNASPNTMTSYKCAFRLLFQYIRDNTGTKFEAITFEFLNFELLTDFFDWLITERGNSRTTAKQRMGALASFADYAGGRNLTAAYVFKNSLQKISKKSLRKVKGKSRTSFTRPELSILFSLPDPSEKLGWRDLVLFTVMYSSGARAQEICDLTVGDIAHDEKGNAILTLIGKGDKARRVKITSEATRLLDKYVASRKISIDYERHVFPSQRNEHLSVSAIEDIFAKYVTLAKSEHPEMFVHGPYTPHVMRHTTATHLIEAGVPLAIVKNILGHSSIQTTQIYLDISQQTVDRTLEEWNEKWFSQNNPSDTEILKDNNQIPDFLK; via the coding sequence ATGAAGAATAAAACAGAAGAAGAATTTATCGCTCTACTTGGAAGATTCTTTACGAACTATCTTCCAAATACAGTAAATGCAAGTCCGAATACAATGACCTCGTATAAATGTGCCTTCCGACTGCTATTTCAATATATCAGAGATAATACCGGTACAAAGTTTGAAGCTATCACCTTTGAATTTCTGAACTTTGAACTGTTAACCGATTTTTTCGACTGGCTTATTACAGAGCGTGGTAACAGCCGAACAACAGCGAAACAGCGCATGGGAGCACTTGCTTCATTTGCAGACTATGCCGGGGGAAGGAATCTTACGGCCGCATATGTTTTCAAAAACAGTTTGCAGAAAATTTCAAAGAAATCATTACGCAAAGTAAAAGGGAAAAGCCGAACATCATTTACACGTCCTGAATTGAGCATCCTATTTTCATTGCCGGATCCGTCTGAAAAACTTGGGTGGCGGGATCTAGTTCTTTTTACTGTGATGTATTCCAGTGGAGCACGAGCGCAAGAGATCTGTGACCTGACTGTTGGAGATATTGCACACGATGAAAAAGGGAATGCAATCCTTACTCTTATTGGAAAAGGGGATAAGGCACGCCGTGTAAAAATAACATCTGAGGCAACAAGACTTTTGGATAAATATGTTGCCTCAAGGAAAATTAGCATCGACTATGAACGACATGTTTTTCCAAGTCAAAGAAATGAACATTTATCTGTATCGGCAATTGAAGACATATTTGCAAAATATGTTACTCTTGCCAAATCAGAACATCCGGAGATGTTTGTTCATGGACCGTATACCCCTCATGTAATGAGACACACAACGGCAACACATCTGATAGAAGCAGGTGTTCCATTAGCTATTGTGAAAAACATTTTAGGACATTCTTCGATACAAACAACTCAGATTTACTTGGATATTTCTCAGCAGACTGTTGATCGTACATTGGAAGAATGGAACGAAAAATGGTTTTCACAAAATAATCCGAGCGATACAGAGATTCTAAAGGATAATAATCAGATCCCTGATTTTCTGAAATAA
- a CDS encoding site-specific DNA-methyltransferase has protein sequence MSVDRSKEAFLKENENRIICGDALETLKNFPDESINCSITSPPYYGLRDYHKKEQIGREKTVEEYLDRLINVFREVRRVLKKDGTCFIVIGDSYAGTSSKKEQRDPKYPKGRNGQNPSITQKVLGYKSKDLMGIPWRLAFALREDGWYLRSDIIWHKENAMPEACKDRPTRSYEHIFLLSKSPRYYYDYDSLAEPMKEVSKKRYVRGRSKENKYLNENSGAKIQKINEARGYGQYKGDNIPQFRNKRDIWTINTTSFRGNHYAAFPPKLAEICMIAGCPKGGIILDPFIGSGTVGLIALLHNRKYIGIELNEEYVNLTKKRIETEVKKLGKEKEDTV, from the coding sequence ATGAGCGTGGACAGAAGTAAAGAGGCATTTCTAAAAGAAAATGAAAATAGAATTATTTGTGGGGATGCACTTGAAACATTAAAGAATTTTCCGGATGAAAGTATAAATTGCTCAATTACATCACCCCCGTATTATGGGCTTAGGGATTACCATAAAAAAGAGCAAATCGGAAGAGAAAAAACGGTAGAAGAATACCTCGACAGGCTAATAAATGTATTTAGAGAGGTAAGAAGAGTATTAAAAAAAGACGGCACTTGCTTTATTGTGATTGGGGACTCTTATGCAGGAACAAGCAGTAAGAAAGAACAAAGAGATCCTAAATATCCAAAGGGAAGAAACGGGCAAAATCCCTCGATTACACAAAAGGTGTTAGGATACAAGTCAAAGGATTTAATGGGAATACCTTGGAGATTGGCTTTTGCTTTAAGAGAGGACGGATGGTATCTTCGCTCGGATATTATCTGGCATAAGGAAAATGCCATGCCGGAGGCTTGCAAGGATAGACCTACTCGTTCTTATGAACATATCTTTTTACTTTCCAAATCGCCAAGATACTACTATGACTATGATTCTTTAGCAGAGCCGATGAAAGAAGTCAGTAAAAAAAGATATGTAAGAGGAAGAAGTAAGGAAAATAAGTATCTAAACGAAAATTCCGGAGCAAAGATACAAAAAATCAATGAAGCAAGAGGATATGGGCAGTACAAAGGAGATAATATCCCTCAGTTTCGCAACAAAAGGGATATTTGGACCATCAATACCACCTCTTTTAGGGGAAATCACTATGCAGCCTTTCCTCCAAAATTGGCTGAGATTTGTATGATTGCAGGTTGCCCGAAAGGTGGGATAATCCTTGATCCTTTTATTGGAAGTGGAACAGTTGGACTTATAGCACTGCTTCATAATCGAAAGTATATCGGAATTGAATTAAATGAGGAATATGTAAATCTTACAAAGAAAAGAATTGAAACGGAGGTGAAAAAACTTGGCAAAGAAAAGGAAGATACAGTATAG
- a CDS encoding CHAP domain-containing protein: protein MAKKRKIQYRNNRAKSLNQEKQPLQVQTQDNYKAEYLKNQNETFHLSDKGDIKQNQSVFQAEKRRKKMQKQINKFHKQEKEVYDLLSKDMDNDGVIDRYDVDFRDSKVSYRTLADDEKYDNRQNDKEKNYDEYVKNPKLKNKRYKNYAKDTFLKESPKSEKQKKYVRSNFEDKEFTRNKDTKKNSAQDGKDKRKTTKTTDKNISQKKARKFENKEKKISKLRKKKQKQEQKLKNNGLDGKTQSAKSAVIATGMVNRYLESGKEDNAAVAAAYKVTDQVENISRKIYHSGKKKNLKRQKKITKLGKRIENQEKKLFFQKNMEEMKKSADYQNTSRLRQFFKRRQYKKQIQKKYKDSVKNRIKKSLIESSKHFGEFVKSRGKKIVFLSLLALGIFFMLFQAGSMMMNMGTGMVGNTVSTTYLSSEDVLKETNQEFSSLEQALQEEMDSVEENHPGYDEYIINGKEKIGHNVHELLSYITARYGIVKNISEVESELQSLFQNMYTLTYKEEIEIRYKTVTTSYTDADGNEHTESHEEPYEYKKLIVTLEKREMDDIIREAFQAYPDNLSHYEILLASKGNMERVFGTGSGNLSEIVDNPDFSNPGLEFNEESVKRIVHEAEKHIGKRYVFGANGPNNFDCSSFVCWVYTHSGIKNMPRTTAWGIYKNYCNPISPSEAKPGDIIFFKGTYNSGSPISHVGIYVGGGYMIHAGDPIRYAKIDTPYWREHLYGYGRPK, encoded by the coding sequence TTGGCAAAGAAAAGGAAGATACAGTATAGAAATAACAGGGCAAAATCATTAAATCAAGAAAAGCAGCCTTTGCAGGTTCAAACTCAGGATAATTATAAAGCAGAATATCTCAAAAATCAGAATGAAACTTTTCACTTATCCGATAAGGGAGATATAAAGCAAAATCAGTCTGTCTTTCAAGCCGAAAAACGTAGAAAAAAGATGCAAAAGCAGATCAATAAATTTCATAAGCAAGAAAAAGAGGTTTATGATCTATTGTCTAAAGATATGGATAATGATGGCGTAATAGACAGGTACGATGTGGATTTTAGGGATAGTAAAGTATCGTATCGAACTCTTGCAGATGATGAAAAGTACGATAACAGGCAAAATGATAAGGAAAAAAATTATGATGAATATGTAAAAAATCCAAAACTCAAGAATAAGAGATATAAAAATTATGCAAAAGATACCTTTTTAAAAGAAAGTCCAAAATCGGAAAAGCAGAAGAAATATGTGAGGAGTAATTTTGAGGATAAGGAGTTTACAAGAAATAAGGATACAAAAAAGAATTCCGCTCAGGATGGAAAGGATAAAAGAAAAACTACAAAAACGACGGATAAAAACATATCACAAAAAAAGGCAAGGAAATTTGAAAATAAGGAAAAGAAAATATCTAAGTTACGCAAAAAAAAGCAAAAACAAGAGCAGAAACTAAAAAATAATGGACTTGACGGAAAAACGCAAAGTGCTAAAAGTGCAGTGATAGCAACGGGGATGGTAAATCGGTATTTGGAAAGTGGAAAAGAGGATAATGCCGCAGTTGCGGCTGCTTATAAGGTTACAGATCAAGTCGAAAATATTTCAAGGAAAATATATCATTCTGGAAAAAAGAAAAATTTAAAAAGGCAAAAAAAGATAACAAAATTAGGTAAAAGGATTGAAAATCAAGAAAAGAAACTCTTTTTTCAAAAGAATATGGAAGAGATGAAAAAAAGTGCGGATTACCAAAATACCTCAAGGCTCAGACAGTTCTTTAAGAGAAGGCAGTATAAAAAGCAGATTCAAAAGAAGTATAAAGACAGTGTAAAAAACAGAATAAAAAAATCCTTGATAGAGTCAAGCAAACACTTTGGCGAATTTGTAAAATCCAGAGGGAAAAAGATAGTATTTCTATCGCTCTTAGCGTTAGGAATATTTTTTATGCTCTTTCAGGCGGGAAGTATGATGATGAATATGGGAACGGGGATGGTAGGCAATACCGTTTCAACCACCTACTTATCATCAGAAGATGTACTCAAAGAAACCAATCAGGAGTTTTCATCTTTAGAACAGGCTTTGCAAGAAGAAATGGACAGTGTAGAGGAAAATCATCCGGGTTATGATGAATATATTATAAACGGGAAAGAAAAAATTGGTCATAATGTCCATGAACTCTTGTCTTATATCACAGCCCGTTATGGAATTGTAAAGAATATCTCTGAGGTGGAAAGTGAACTTCAAAGTCTGTTTCAAAATATGTATACCTTAACCTATAAGGAAGAGATCGAAATCAGATATAAAACCGTTACAACAAGCTATACGGATGCTGACGGCAATGAACATACGGAAAGTCATGAAGAACCGTATGAGTATAAGAAACTCATTGTAACCTTAGAAAAAAGAGAGATGGACGATATTATCAGAGAGGCATTTCAGGCTTATCCCGACAACTTATCTCATTACGAAATCTTACTTGCAAGCAAAGGAAATATGGAGCGGGTCTTTGGAACCGGAAGCGGAAATCTGTCGGAGATTGTAGATAATCCCGATTTTTCAAATCCCGGACTTGAGTTTAATGAGGAAAGTGTAAAGAGAATTGTTCATGAGGCGGAAAAACATATCGGAAAAAGATATGTTTTCGGGGCAAATGGACCGAATAACTTTGACTGTTCTTCTTTTGTCTGCTGGGTGTATACCCATTCGGGGATAAAAAACATGCCAAGAACAACAGCTTGGGGAATTTATAAAAATTACTGTAATCCCATTTCACCAAGTGAAGCAAAACCGGGAGATATTATCTTTTTTAAAGGAACATACAATTCAGGCTCGCCAATAAGCCATGTCGGTATCTATGTAGGTGGTGGTTATATGATTCATGCCGGAGATCCGATTCGGTATGCAAAAATAGATACGCCCTATTGGAGAGAGCATCTTTACGGCTACGGCAGACCAAAGTAG
- a CDS encoding conjugal transfer protein has protein sequence MNKKYRKNIEKQKDIQKKIEELKLKQEMLKEEQVEMENTHVLKEYRSIDISIDDFLEMMRNYKKEEKQEKRKLQEMTHTKNHNNMEENHENQIEK, from the coding sequence TTGAATAAAAAATACAGAAAAAATATAGAAAAGCAAAAAGATATTCAGAAAAAAATAGAAGAACTGAAGTTAAAACAGGAGATGTTAAAAGAAGAACAGGTGGAAATGGAAAATACCCATGTTCTAAAAGAGTATCGAAGTATTGATATTTCCATAGATGACTTTTTAGAGATGATGAGAAATTATAAAAAAGAGGAAAAACAGGAAAAAAGGAAGTTACAGGAAATGACACATACCAAAAATCATAATAATATGGAGGAAAATCATGAAAATCAAATTGAAAAATAG